One stretch of Phaeodactylum tricornutum CCAP 1055/1 chromosome 9, whole genome shotgun sequence DNA includes these proteins:
- a CDS encoding predicted protein — protein sequence MSLSSALQASLKHDATEIIKKWSLRSLADHGIEGVTASNSKLILSEATKRLAHQHEACVRILEIVKEIKSRQDNILNSEAAFVCQRAISNLESLRYVHADTYKLGSEIVGNQNIWNRFSKSDKHLLHSTAEQLRSRHARSIETMVQIVSDIRNIDGDETQVDSHVDEFLQGRLGVQLLCDHYVRLYKGSPNGGVSVNCLLADAISDAVTEASHMCDAHLQIFPETLLPEPGLRLTIVRPWIHHALVELLKNAMAASVAKANRDSKNEVDPVRINLGEDDEMILIDIVDEGTGIEQEFEEVFMLGHSTAVKRWDRLDEQQSYAAVRSPLSSLGVGLPTSRWMIEYFRGSLELWNNKDISTGPSKGCTSRLRLYRDPNILEQEPRIRR from the coding sequence ATGAGCTTGTCCTCGGCTCTGCAGGCGTCACTGAAGCATGATGCAACAGAAATAATAAAGAAGTGGTCGCTGCGATCTCTGGCCGACCACGGAATTGAGGGGGTCACGGCATCGAATTCCAAATTGATACTTTCGGAAGCCACCAAGAGGCTAGCACATCAGCACGAAGCGTGCGTCCGCATCCTTGAGATCgtcaaagaaatcaaatcCCGTCAAGATAACATATTGAACTCCGAAGCAGCTTTCGTGTGTCAACGAGCTATTTCCAATTTGGAGAGTCTTCGATATGTGCACGCCGACACATACAAGCTTGGGAGCGAAATCGTTGGCAACCAGAACATATGGAACCGATTTTCCAAGTCTGACAAACATCTTTTGCACTCAACTGCCGAGCAGCTGAGATCGAGACACGCGCGAAGCATCGAAACGATGGTACAAATTGTATCTGACATCCGAAACATAGATGGCGATGAAACTCAAGTCGATTCACATGTTGACGAGTTCCTACAAGGACGACTGGGTGTGCAGCTTCTTTGCGACCATTACGTTAGACTTTACAAGGGGAGTCCGAATGGAGGCGTGAGCGTTAACTGCTTGTTAGCAGATGCTATTTCAGATGCCGTGACTGAAGCATCTCATATGTGCGATGCGCATTTACAGATATTTCCAGAAACTCTGCTGCCAGAGCCCGGGCTACGACTGACCATAGTACGGCCATGGATACATCATGCCCTTGTAGAACTGCTAAAAAATGCAATGGCAGCAAGTGTTGCAAAAGCGAACAGAGATAGCAAAAACGAAGTCGATCCAGTTCGGATCAATCTAGGcgaggacgacgaaatgATTCTTATTGACATCGTAGATGAAGGGACTGGAATCGAACAAGAGTTTGAGGAAGTTTTTATGCTTGGGCACTCAACTGCCGTCAAGCGATGGGATCGACTTGACGAGCAGCAATCCTACGCAGCGGTTCGGTCGCCGTTATCTAGTCTAGGGGTCGGTCTACCGACAAGTCGTTGGATGATCGAGTACTTCCGAGGCTCGCTTGAACTTTGGAACAACAAGGATATAAGTACTGGTCCTTCTAAAGGCTGCACTTCGCGACTAAGGCTATATCGGGATCCAAATATACTGGAACAGGAACCTCGCATAAGGCGATAG
- a CDS encoding predicted protein, protein MFWLLFWAIALILFVVGPIIIDAQKRRKFLNYFPCFNFVEDETEPRSSPYHGNTSFHYVLSKIQQDEIRESFILENVRSFTMTLDSEKIKVKEENERQNDVADVEQAIPIGKTSPTMSVSKKYALRDNDASSGDDDDDGGDLQIAVTLDDGDGTGFIVIPQPGMCCHEDLPKDMLPQPTRDVRNGCAICLCPYESDDKITWSSNTSCPHVFHHDCIVDWLMASGRKHLKRLRRQEEGADGAAQTDPIERVIHFPKLCPCCRQDFIITDRDEDEKSVLLSPTDSTMGQSQPEASANRLEMDPPTGEESV, encoded by the exons ATGTTCTGGCTTTTGTTCTGGGCCATTGCCCTGATTCTCTTTGTCGTCGGCCCCATCATAATCGACGCCCAAAAGCGCCGCAAGTTTCTGAATTACTTTCCTTGCTTCAACTTTGTGGAAGACGAAACCGAGCCGCGCTCTTC CCCCTACCATGGAAATACTAGCTTCCATTATGTCCTGTCCAAAATACAGCAGGATGAGATTCGAGAGTCTTTCATCTTGGAAAATGTGCGGAGTTTCACCATG ACTTTGGACTCGGAAAAGATCAAGgtaaaagaagaaaatgaaCGGCAGAACGACGTAGCCGACGTAGAGCAAGCTATACCAATTGGAAAGACGTCGCCTACAATGTCGGTATCCAAAAAGTACGCGTTGAGGGATAATGATGCCTCGAGCGgagatgatgatgacgatggtGGGGATCTCCAAATTGCAGTTACCTTGGATGACGGCGACGGAACTGGATTCATAGTCATTCCCCAGCCCGGAATGTGCTGCCACGAGGACTTGCCCAAGGATATGCTTCCGCAGCCTACTCGAGACGTGCGTAACGGTTGCGCAATTTGCCTCTGTCCGTACGAGAGTGACGATAAGATAACCTGGTCGAGTAATACTTCCTGTCCACATGTGTTTCATCACGATTGCATTGTGGACTGGCTTATGGCATCGGGACGAAAGCATCTCAAGCGACTCCGACGGCAGGAAGAGGGGGCGGATGGCGCGGCACAAACGGATCCAATTGAACGAGTGATTCACTTCCCGAAGCTCTGCCCGTGCTGTCGACAAGATTTTATAATCACAGACAGAGACGAAGATGAAAAGTCGGTATTGCTTTCACCTACGGATTCCACCATGGGGCAATCCCAGCCGGAAGCGAGCGCAAACAGACTGGAGATGGATCCACCAACTGGAGAGGAGTCCGTTTAG
- a CDS encoding predicted protein, with protein VGSGPGDPDLLTVAAYKLLTSDPDALVVADRLVSPEILALIPGEVKVARKLPGCAELAQEEIYWWCYQGLNQGRHVIRLKIGDPFVFGRGGEEILAFRDFGVEAAVVPGVSSAFSAPLLGGIPVTHRGVAQQVVMCTGYGREGSSPDLIQYHKEQTVVFLMAVGRLRSLCDKLIELAGYPRDTPVAIVEKAGCPEQRTVVGNMMTIADIAEEHKIKPPSVIVVGEVVNARDNVPPRALHALDKGLPALKSFFLPL; from the exons GTGGGGTCCGGGCCCGGGGATCCCGATTTGTTGACAGTGGCGGCCTATAAACTTTTGACGTCTGATCCGGATGCGCTCGTCGTGGCCGACAGACTCGTCAGCCCAGAAATTCTGGCTCTCATTCCTGGCGAAGTCAAGGTCGCACGCAAGTTACCGGGGTGCGCCGAACTTGCGCAAGAAGAAATATACTGGTGGTGCTATCAAGGCTTGAATCAAGGACGTCACGTGATCCGACTCAAGATCGGTGATCCCTTTGTGTTTGGACGTGGAGGTGAAGAAATATTGGCCTTTCGAGATTTTGGTGTGGAAGCGGCAGTGGTACCG GGTGTATCGTCAGCTTTTTCCGCTCCGCTTTTGGGAGGCATTCCGGTGACACACCGCGGAGTCGCGCAGCAGGTCGTCATGTGCACTGGCTACGGGAGGGAGGGGTCCTCCCCTGATCTCATTCAGTATCACAAGGAGCAAACAGTGGTATTCCTGATGGCGGTAGGACGGCTGCGATCACTATGTGATAAACTGATTGAATTGGCGGGGTATCCCCGGGACACACCGGTAGCGATTGTGGAAAAAGCGGGTTGCCCCGAGCAACGCACCGTTGTCGGAAACATGATGACGATTGCTGATATCGCCGAAGAGCACAAAATCAAACCACCGAGTGTCATTGTGGTGGGAGAGGTTGTGAACGC TCGTGACAACGTACCTCCCAGAGCCTTGCATGCATTGGACAAAGGGCTTCCCGCCTTgaaatcctttttcttgccatTATAG